The following coding sequences are from one Corallococcus caeni window:
- a CDS encoding PAS domain-containing protein, which yields MPSAAVPLPMSPQRASILIVDDTPGHLLALEGILTPLGQRLVRATSGREALRRVLDEDFAAVLMDMNLGDMTGVEVLGLLRERERSRRTPVLLMTAGDGDEKEWLAAYAHGAVDYLRKPLRPEILLAKVSMFVELYLAREAVQLREESLRERERHALEAVHRERLHAFFMQAPVGISITRGPDFVFELANPYYELLVGRRVTPGQALLDVFPEMATQPEVLEVLRGVVRTKQPFVRPEFEVKLERDGQPDSVFFNVIYHPMVELDGTASGIITLATDVTEFVRARRHTEALAQDLRRQQAALADSEQRLRLALTATALGTFDMDIVTGELKWDARCKALFGLPPEAESSYELFLAGLHPEDRDAVQRAVALSWDPTGRGDYDVAYRTVGLKDGVERWVRATGRTYFQDDQPVRFVGTVQDITARKRADAERARLMAGELRRTEQLRGLSRASLALNAAGSVPAILELVTLKARKLIGANQSSVQVADGRDAQPLAALSAVEHEPLAPGAAEVSVDERGLFARVCQENRPLRLTREELRKLTAYAEAPPAPPPALPLKGFLAVPLVGHDGRNLGLVQVSDKVEGDFDAEDETVAVQLAQMASVALENARLYETAQAERRNLFAVLKQLPAAITVLRGPELVFEMANDLRLKLTGSRPLLGLTVRQALPELKDQGQVEQLEHVYRTGQTYQGREVPMRLGRDVGQDAPEGYFNLTFQPLLNAEGKVDGIVSVSWEVTEQVLARRRIEALAAELKEREQQFRTLADSIPQLAWMAEPDGRLFWFNQRWYDYTGTTAAQVGEKDWNDLIEPEDAARVQERFNAALREGTLWEDQFRLRRADGSYRWFLSRAMPVRDGEGGIARWFGTNTDIDDERRTLESLKQAEEEIRHLNTGLERRVRERTAQLQEANKELESFSYSVSHDLRAPLRHITGFAQLLERRAGAKLDDVSKGYLSTIAGAAKQGGTLVDDLLAFSRMGRAELRQSRVDLGQLVEEARRDLMPEATGRQVEWRVGSLPTVEGDPALLRQVIHNLLANALKYTRPKPEASIEVGARETDGEVAVWVRDNGVGFEMQYVDKLFGVFQRLHTAEEFEGTGIGLANVRRIVSRHGGRTWAEGAVGQGATFTFTLPRTSPAEKKVETHA from the coding sequence ATGCCCTCCGCCGCCGTGCCCCTGCCCATGTCCCCCCAAAGGGCCAGCATCCTCATCGTCGACGACACGCCCGGGCACCTGCTGGCGTTGGAGGGCATCCTCACGCCGCTGGGGCAGCGGCTGGTGCGGGCCACCTCCGGACGCGAGGCCCTGCGGCGCGTGCTGGACGAGGACTTCGCCGCCGTCCTGATGGACATGAACCTGGGCGACATGACGGGCGTGGAGGTGCTGGGCCTCCTGCGCGAGCGCGAGCGCAGCCGGCGCACCCCCGTGCTGCTCATGACCGCGGGCGACGGCGACGAGAAGGAGTGGCTGGCCGCGTACGCGCACGGCGCGGTGGACTACCTGCGCAAGCCGCTGCGGCCTGAAATCCTGCTGGCGAAGGTGTCGATGTTCGTGGAGCTGTACCTGGCGCGCGAGGCCGTGCAGTTGCGCGAGGAGTCGCTGCGCGAGCGCGAGCGCCACGCCCTGGAGGCCGTCCACCGCGAGCGGCTGCACGCGTTCTTCATGCAGGCCCCGGTGGGCATCTCCATCACGCGCGGCCCGGACTTCGTCTTCGAGCTGGCGAACCCGTACTACGAGCTGCTGGTGGGGCGGCGGGTGACGCCGGGCCAGGCGCTGCTGGACGTGTTCCCGGAGATGGCCACGCAGCCGGAGGTCCTGGAGGTGCTGCGCGGCGTGGTGCGCACGAAGCAGCCCTTCGTGCGGCCGGAGTTCGAGGTGAAGCTGGAGCGCGACGGCCAGCCGGACTCCGTCTTCTTCAACGTCATCTACCACCCCATGGTGGAGCTGGACGGCACCGCGTCCGGCATCATCACCCTGGCCACCGACGTGACGGAGTTCGTGCGCGCGCGCCGCCACACGGAGGCGCTGGCGCAGGACCTGCGCCGGCAGCAGGCCGCGCTGGCGGACAGCGAGCAGCGCCTGCGCCTGGCGCTGACCGCCACCGCGCTGGGCACCTTCGACATGGACATCGTGACGGGCGAGCTGAAGTGGGACGCCCGCTGCAAGGCGCTCTTCGGCCTGCCGCCGGAGGCCGAGTCGTCCTACGAGCTGTTCCTCGCGGGCCTGCACCCGGAGGACCGGGACGCCGTGCAGCGCGCGGTGGCGCTCAGCTGGGACCCCACCGGCCGGGGCGACTACGACGTGGCCTACCGCACCGTGGGGCTGAAGGACGGCGTGGAGCGCTGGGTGCGCGCCACGGGCCGCACGTACTTCCAGGACGACCAGCCGGTGCGCTTCGTGGGCACCGTGCAGGACATCACCGCGCGCAAGCGCGCCGACGCGGAGCGGGCCCGGCTGATGGCGGGCGAGCTGCGCCGCACCGAACAGCTGCGCGGCCTGTCGCGCGCGAGCCTGGCGCTCAACGCGGCCGGCAGCGTGCCGGCCATCCTGGAGCTCGTGACGCTCAAGGCGCGCAAGCTGATTGGCGCGAACCAGTCCTCGGTGCAGGTGGCGGACGGCCGCGACGCGCAGCCGCTCGCCGCGCTGTCGGCGGTGGAGCACGAGCCGCTGGCACCGGGCGCAGCCGAGGTGTCAGTGGACGAGCGCGGCCTCTTCGCGCGGGTGTGCCAGGAGAACCGGCCGCTGCGCCTGACGCGAGAGGAGCTGCGCAAGCTCACGGCCTACGCCGAAGCGCCCCCCGCGCCCCCGCCCGCGCTGCCCCTGAAGGGCTTCCTGGCGGTGCCGCTGGTGGGCCACGACGGCCGCAACCTGGGCCTGGTGCAGGTGTCCGACAAGGTGGAGGGCGACTTCGACGCGGAGGACGAGACGGTCGCCGTGCAGCTGGCGCAGATGGCCAGCGTGGCGCTGGAGAACGCGCGCCTCTACGAGACGGCGCAGGCGGAGCGGCGCAACCTGTTCGCGGTGCTCAAGCAGCTGCCGGCCGCCATCACCGTGCTGCGCGGACCGGAGCTCGTCTTCGAGATGGCCAACGACCTGCGCCTGAAGCTCACCGGCTCCCGGCCGCTGCTAGGGCTGACGGTGCGCCAGGCCCTGCCGGAGCTGAAGGACCAGGGGCAGGTGGAGCAGCTGGAGCACGTCTACCGCACCGGACAGACCTACCAGGGCCGCGAGGTCCCCATGCGGCTGGGCCGCGACGTGGGCCAGGACGCGCCGGAGGGCTACTTCAACCTCACCTTCCAGCCGCTGCTCAACGCGGAGGGCAAGGTGGACGGCATCGTGTCCGTCTCGTGGGAGGTGACGGAGCAGGTGCTGGCGCGCCGGCGCATCGAGGCGCTGGCCGCGGAGCTGAAGGAGCGCGAGCAGCAGTTCCGCACGCTGGCGGACTCCATCCCGCAGCTGGCGTGGATGGCGGAGCCGGACGGACGCCTCTTCTGGTTCAACCAGCGCTGGTACGACTACACCGGGACGACGGCGGCGCAGGTGGGGGAGAAGGACTGGAACGACCTCATCGAGCCGGAGGACGCCGCGCGCGTGCAGGAGCGCTTCAACGCGGCCCTGCGCGAGGGGACGCTGTGGGAGGACCAGTTCCGGCTGCGCCGCGCGGACGGCAGCTACCGCTGGTTCCTGTCGCGCGCCATGCCCGTGCGGGACGGCGAGGGGGGAATCGCCCGCTGGTTCGGCACCAACACGGACATCGACGACGAGCGCCGCACGCTGGAGAGCCTCAAGCAGGCGGAGGAGGAGATCCGCCACCTGAACACCGGCCTGGAGCGCCGGGTGCGCGAGCGCACCGCCCAGCTCCAGGAGGCGAACAAGGAGCTGGAGTCCTTCAGCTACTCCGTGTCGCACGACCTGCGCGCGCCCCTGCGCCACATCACCGGCTTCGCGCAGTTGCTGGAGCGGCGGGCGGGGGCGAAGCTGGACGACGTGTCGAAGGGCTACCTCTCCACCATCGCGGGCGCGGCGAAGCAGGGCGGCACGCTGGTGGACGACCTGCTCGCGTTCTCCCGCATGGGCCGGGCGGAGCTGCGCCAGTCGCGGGTGGACCTGGGCCAGCTGGTGGAGGAGGCCCGGCGCGACTTGATGCCGGAGGCCACCGGGCGGCAGGTGGAGTGGCGGGTGGGGAGCCTGCCCACGGTGGAGGGGGACCCGGCGCTCCTGCGGCAGGTCATCCACAACCTGCTGGCCAATGCGCTGAAATATACGCGTCCGAAGCCGGAGGCCTCCATCGAGGTGGGGGCGCGAGAGACGGACGGCGAGGTCGCGGTGTGGGTGCGCGACAACGGCGTGGGCTTCGAGATGCAGTACGTGGACAAGCTGTTCGGCGTCTTCCAGCGCCTGCACACGGCCGAGGAGTTCGAGGGCACCGGCATCGGGCTCGCGAACGTGCGGCGCATCGTGTCGCGCCATGGCGGACGGACCTGGGCGGAGGGCGCCGTGGGGCAGGGCGCGACCTTCACCTTCACCCTGCCCCGGACTTCTCCCGCGGAGAAGAAAGTCGAGACGCACGCGTGA
- a CDS encoding DUF4846 domain-containing protein, translating into MGPCRPLLVLATLAAVALPLASCEAAGRAKVAPHAPTAEERTRYPWLTATAKVRALEETFAPPEGYTRVPLEAGSFGAWLRGLPLRPEGTPVRDHQGGTVLAASDARLAAVGELDVGSANLQQCADSILRLHAEWRWASGHAERIAYRFTSGHLASWPRYAAGERARVSGAKVTWVPGSAADSSRAAFRNYLDLLFTYAGTLSLQAEGARPTREQLRPGDFFVLGGSPGHTVLVLDVASNAKGERVALVGQGFTPAQDFHVLAGKDGPWFSLEGDSVATPFWVPFPMTSLRRLPSP; encoded by the coding sequence ATGGGCCCTTGCCGCCCCCTGCTGGTCCTGGCCACCCTGGCCGCCGTCGCGCTGCCCCTGGCGAGCTGTGAGGCGGCCGGACGGGCGAAGGTCGCGCCTCACGCCCCCACGGCGGAGGAGCGGACGCGCTACCCGTGGCTGACGGCCACCGCGAAGGTGCGCGCGCTGGAGGAGACCTTCGCGCCGCCGGAGGGCTACACGCGAGTGCCCCTGGAGGCGGGCTCCTTTGGCGCGTGGCTGCGCGGCCTGCCCCTGCGGCCCGAGGGCACCCCCGTGCGCGACCATCAGGGCGGCACGGTGCTGGCGGCCTCCGACGCCCGGCTCGCGGCGGTGGGGGAGCTGGACGTGGGCAGCGCCAACCTCCAGCAGTGCGCGGACTCCATCCTGCGCCTCCACGCCGAATGGCGCTGGGCGTCCGGCCATGCGGAGCGCATCGCCTACCGCTTCACCAGCGGCCACCTGGCGTCGTGGCCCCGGTACGCGGCCGGGGAGCGGGCGCGCGTCTCCGGCGCGAAGGTGACATGGGTGCCGGGCAGCGCGGCGGACAGCTCGCGCGCGGCGTTCCGGAACTACCTGGACCTGCTCTTCACCTACGCGGGCACCCTGTCCCTCCAGGCGGAGGGCGCGCGGCCCACGCGGGAGCAGCTGCGCCCCGGGGACTTCTTCGTCCTGGGCGGCAGCCCCGGCCACACCGTGCTGGTGCTGGACGTGGCCTCCAATGCGAAGGGGGAGCGGGTGGCGCTGGTGGGCCAGGGCTTCACCCCCGCGCAGGACTTCCACGTGCTGGCGGGGAAGGACGGGCCCTGGTTCTCCCTGGAGGGCGACAGCGTGGCGACGCCCTTCTGGGTGCCCTTCCCGATGACGTCGCTGCGCCGCCTGCCGTCGCCGTGA
- a CDS encoding CDP-alcohol phosphatidyltransferase family protein — MHRRASLVLLNTLSLSRLPLAAVFIAVSDLRLRALLVVLAAVTDFLDGWIARHRGLATRLGALIDPVADRAFMVTAFIVCLLDGLIGPVELTLLLLRDIGTAIGFIVARLRPDMRAIELKARMLGKLVTALQLAVLLCVLLYPPLVRPLVALVALLSLASVVDYTRAVWRQRQRRGLPPSRPSSRLPHGPAGAPMGSVRE, encoded by the coding sequence ATGCACCGTCGGGCAAGCCTCGTGCTGCTCAATACGCTGTCCCTGTCGCGACTGCCGCTCGCCGCGGTGTTCATCGCGGTGTCGGACCTGCGTCTGCGGGCCTTGCTGGTGGTGCTGGCGGCGGTGACGGACTTCCTGGACGGCTGGATTGCCCGGCACCGGGGACTGGCCACGCGCCTGGGAGCGCTCATCGACCCGGTGGCGGACCGCGCCTTCATGGTGACGGCCTTCATCGTGTGTCTGCTGGACGGGCTCATCGGGCCGGTGGAGCTGACGCTGTTGCTCCTGCGCGACATCGGCACGGCCATCGGCTTCATCGTCGCGAGGCTGCGGCCGGACATGCGGGCCATCGAGCTCAAGGCGCGGATGCTGGGCAAGCTCGTCACGGCGCTGCAGCTCGCGGTGTTGTTGTGCGTGTTGCTCTACCCACCGCTGGTGCGTCCGCTCGTCGCGCTCGTCGCGCTGCTGTCGCTGGCGTCGGTGGTGGACTACACGCGGGCGGTGTGGCGCCAGCGCCAGCGCCGGGGACTGCCGCCCTCCCGGCCGTCCTCGCGCCTTCCCCACGGGCCAGCGGGTGCGCCCATGGGGTCCGTGCGGGAGTGA
- a CDS encoding S8 family serine peptidase, whose product MKRWLWLGLGLSGLVASGCGSEPEPIIDVLPQACPGTAEAALPDPAVSAMSTNTAVSALRTDTAADGVIITYKPKVTASALAASSDIVKAVEREGGTVRRRIPNLNMVSARLSPEAIAALKLRPDVLSVTPNRRVQAMGLPTLPPVVSWQGAFSTQGSVGEYTEGLKLIQAPQVWDANNDGVIDPGAPTGEGVKVCVIDSGWDSKHPELKAAFLKGKDFVDDDDDPTDQSVSQGVVTVGGGHGTHVSATILAQLGSGSGARVGPGEDPNGVVGVAPGASLLVARVLDTDGGGRTDDVIAAVDWCNSEGARVASLSLGAPDPSEDEQTVFERVWNNGNGMLSVAASGNDGKRGIAYPAAYLPSVMAVGAVDLKGDIADFSQYGQELSVVAPGVNVLSATVLGGASLSQLTAASVSVTSQPLTYTAQGTYTGRLVNCGLGADRAACGEAATCDGFVAYVDRGDLFFEEKARNVIQAGARAVIIGDNVEEEGPGFTLGSANAHWVPTVSVSMASGAALKGLVGQDVTVSVTGLDYQRESGTSMATPHVSGVAALVFSARPDLSAAHVRAVLEKTAQDDKVAPGVDEKYGHGLVQAAKAVALARTLPQGGGPLPLP is encoded by the coding sequence ATGAAGCGTTGGCTTTGGCTTGGGCTCGGGCTGTCCGGACTGGTGGCGAGCGGCTGCGGTTCCGAACCCGAACCCATCATCGACGTGCTGCCCCAGGCGTGTCCTGGCACCGCGGAGGCGGCGCTGCCGGACCCGGCGGTCTCCGCGATGAGCACGAACACGGCCGTCTCCGCGCTGCGCACGGACACGGCGGCGGACGGGGTGATCATCACCTACAAGCCGAAGGTGACCGCCAGCGCGCTGGCCGCGTCGTCGGACATCGTGAAGGCCGTGGAGCGCGAGGGCGGCACCGTGCGTCGCCGCATCCCGAACCTGAACATGGTGTCCGCCCGGCTGTCGCCGGAGGCCATCGCGGCGCTGAAGCTCCGCCCGGACGTGCTCTCCGTGACGCCCAACCGCCGCGTGCAGGCGATGGGGCTGCCCACGCTGCCGCCGGTGGTGTCGTGGCAGGGCGCGTTCAGCACGCAGGGGTCGGTGGGCGAGTACACCGAGGGGTTGAAGCTCATCCAGGCCCCGCAGGTGTGGGACGCGAACAACGACGGCGTCATCGACCCCGGCGCGCCCACGGGCGAGGGCGTGAAGGTGTGCGTCATCGACAGCGGCTGGGACAGCAAGCACCCGGAGCTGAAGGCGGCGTTCCTCAAGGGCAAGGACTTCGTCGACGATGACGACGACCCGACCGACCAGAGCGTGTCCCAGGGCGTGGTGACGGTGGGCGGCGGCCACGGCACGCACGTGTCCGCGACCATCCTGGCGCAGTTGGGTTCGGGCTCCGGCGCGCGCGTGGGGCCCGGCGAGGACCCCAACGGCGTGGTGGGCGTGGCGCCGGGCGCGTCGCTGCTCGTCGCGCGCGTGCTGGACACGGACGGCGGCGGCAGGACGGATGACGTCATCGCGGCGGTGGATTGGTGCAACTCGGAGGGGGCGCGGGTGGCCTCGCTGTCGCTGGGCGCGCCGGACCCGTCCGAGGACGAGCAGACCGTGTTCGAGCGGGTCTGGAACAACGGCAACGGCATGCTGTCCGTCGCGGCCAGCGGCAACGACGGCAAGCGCGGCATCGCCTATCCGGCCGCGTACCTGCCGTCGGTGATGGCGGTGGGCGCGGTGGACCTGAAGGGCGACATCGCGGACTTCTCCCAGTACGGCCAGGAGCTGTCCGTGGTGGCGCCGGGCGTGAACGTGCTGAGCGCCACGGTGCTGGGCGGGGCGTCGCTGTCCCAGCTGACCGCCGCGTCGGTGTCCGTCACCTCGCAGCCGCTCACGTACACCGCGCAGGGCACGTACACGGGCCGGCTGGTCAACTGCGGCCTGGGCGCGGACCGCGCGGCGTGCGGTGAGGCGGCCACCTGCGACGGCTTCGTCGCGTACGTGGACCGCGGCGACCTGTTCTTCGAGGAGAAGGCCCGCAACGTCATCCAGGCCGGCGCGCGCGCGGTCATCATCGGCGACAACGTGGAGGAGGAGGGCCCCGGCTTCACGCTGGGCTCCGCGAACGCGCACTGGGTGCCCACGGTGTCGGTGTCGATGGCGTCCGGCGCGGCCCTCAAGGGGCTCGTGGGACAGGACGTGACGGTGTCCGTCACCGGCCTGGACTACCAGCGCGAGTCGGGAACCTCCATGGCCACCCCGCACGTGTCGGGCGTCGCGGCGCTGGTGTTCAGCGCCCGGCCGGACCTGAGCGCCGCGCACGTGCGCGCGGTGCTGGAGAAGACGGCGCAGGACGACAAGGTGGCGCCGGGCGTGGATGAGAAGTACGGCCATGGCCTGGTGCAGGCGGCCAAGGCCGTGGCGCTGGCGCGCACGCTGCCCCAGGGCGGCGGTCCGCTCCCGCTGCCGTAG
- the glpD gene encoding glycerol-3-phosphate dehydrogenase has protein sequence MRSESAVLRSLPASTEVPAPPSRADRLRSLGSESFDLLVIGGGVTGAGAARDAALRGLKVALVEREDFASGTSSRSSRLIHGGLRYLEHGHLGLVFESSIERRRLLNLAPHLVRPLAFIWPVYAGARVPRWKLNAGLMLYDALSLFRNVKAYQRLSLKQVVEAEPGIRAEGLKGGARYYDAATDDARLTLANALGASEAGAVVLNHASVKRLVLEDGKAKGAVVVDHLTGLEHTVRARAVVNATGPWSDEIRQLDSDKARTGPSVRGSKGVHIAVPRSRLNIGDALTLLSPVDGRVMFILPSDAFTLIGTTETATRAHPAEVRASEADVAYLLASANAFFPEAHLTREDMVSAWAGIRPLAASGYHGNSNPGSASREHTIDVSPSGVLAISGGKLTTFRVMARDVVNAVERHLALPHKKPVTHEQPLPGGDLLKLDAELEAARQEVGDAATGEHLVRAYGSRWRAVWALTRETPALAEPLVEGLPYRRAEAAWGVTHEMVQTLADLLIRRLKVAFETRDQGRAAAVRAAEVMAPLLGWDAAERERQLAAYAVDAQRIFGVDPSDA, from the coding sequence GTGCGTTCTGAATCCGCCGTGCTCCGTTCGCTGCCTGCCTCCACGGAGGTTCCCGCCCCGCCCTCGCGGGCCGACCGCCTGCGCTCGCTGGGGAGCGAGTCCTTCGACCTGCTCGTGATTGGTGGCGGGGTGACGGGCGCGGGGGCCGCTCGGGACGCGGCGCTGCGGGGCCTGAAGGTGGCCCTGGTGGAGCGCGAGGACTTCGCCAGCGGGACTTCCAGCCGCTCGTCGCGGCTCATCCACGGCGGCCTGCGCTACCTGGAGCACGGCCACCTGGGGCTCGTCTTCGAGTCGAGCATCGAGCGGCGCCGCCTGCTCAACCTGGCGCCGCACCTGGTGCGTCCGCTGGCCTTCATCTGGCCCGTCTACGCGGGGGCTCGCGTGCCGCGCTGGAAGCTCAACGCGGGCCTCATGCTGTACGACGCCCTGTCCCTGTTCCGGAACGTGAAGGCCTATCAGCGCCTGTCGCTCAAGCAGGTGGTGGAGGCCGAGCCCGGCATCCGCGCCGAGGGGCTCAAGGGCGGCGCCCGCTACTACGACGCGGCCACCGACGACGCGCGCCTCACGCTGGCCAACGCGCTGGGCGCGAGCGAGGCCGGCGCGGTGGTGCTCAACCACGCGTCCGTGAAGCGGCTGGTGCTGGAGGACGGCAAGGCGAAGGGCGCGGTGGTGGTGGATCACCTCACCGGCCTGGAGCACACCGTGCGCGCTCGCGCCGTCGTCAACGCGACCGGACCGTGGAGCGATGAGATCCGCCAGCTGGATTCGGACAAGGCGCGCACGGGCCCCTCGGTGCGCGGCAGCAAGGGCGTGCACATCGCCGTGCCCCGCTCGCGGCTGAACATCGGGGACGCGCTCACGCTGCTGTCCCCCGTGGACGGCCGCGTGATGTTCATCCTGCCCTCGGACGCGTTCACCCTCATCGGCACGACGGAGACGGCCACCCGCGCCCACCCGGCAGAGGTGCGCGCGAGCGAGGCGGACGTGGCCTACCTGCTCGCTTCCGCCAACGCCTTCTTCCCCGAGGCCCACCTCACCCGCGAGGACATGGTCAGCGCCTGGGCCGGCATCCGCCCGCTGGCCGCGAGCGGCTACCACGGCAACAGCAACCCGGGCAGCGCCAGCCGCGAGCACACCATCGACGTGAGCCCGTCCGGCGTGCTGGCCATCAGCGGCGGCAAGCTCACCACCTTCCGGGTCATGGCCCGCGACGTGGTCAACGCCGTGGAGCGCCACCTGGCCCTCCCGCACAAGAAGCCCGTCACCCACGAGCAGCCCCTGCCCGGCGGCGACCTCCTCAAGCTGGACGCGGAGCTCGAGGCGGCGCGGCAGGAGGTGGGGGATGCGGCCACCGGCGAGCACCTGGTGCGCGCGTACGGCAGCCGCTGGCGCGCGGTGTGGGCGCTCACGCGCGAGACGCCGGCGCTGGCCGAGCCGCTGGTGGAGGGCCTGCCGTACCGCCGCGCCGAGGCCGCGTGGGGCGTGACCCATGAGATGGTCCAGACGCTGGCCGACCTGCTCATCCGCCGCCTCAAGGTCGCGTTCGAGACGCGCGACCAGGGCCGCGCCGCCGCCGTCCGCGCCGCGGAGGTGATGGCGCCGCTGCTCGGCTGGGACGCGGCGGAGCGGGAGCGCCAGCTGGCGGCCTACGCCGTGGACGCCCAGCGCATCTTCGGCGTGGATCCCTCCGACGCCTGA